The Salvelinus fontinalis isolate EN_2023a chromosome 24, ASM2944872v1, whole genome shotgun sequence genome has a segment encoding these proteins:
- the LOC129822671 gene encoding extracellular calcium-sensing receptor-like, producing MQLLWVVVMGVLGAFWAEGEEALCRILGSPEFPMLSKEGDVTIGGAFSIHTKISEPRLSFTDTPPPLTCSSMNLLDFHLAQTMIFAIEEINNSSSLLPNISIGYRIYDSCGSTLSSMRAVMALMNGQERTVGKTCSGQSAVHAIIGASDSSSTIVMSRSTGAFQIPVISHFATCACLSNRKEFPSFFRTIPSDFYQSRALAQLVKYFGWTWVGAVRSDNAYGNNGMATFVEAAGLEGVCIEYSEAILWNNPREQIARVVEVISRASSKVVVAFLSQWEMDVLLEEALAQNLTGLQWVGSESWITIDRLATRRSSAVLSGTLGFTISKSKIPGLREFLLRVGPAQDPNNTLLREFWEITFSCRFSPQQEKDGGPRQSQCSGSESLEEISNPFTDTSALRFSNNVYKAVYAVAHSIHDLLTCRHGEGQGWNRNCAHRDSIEPGQVLRYLRDVNFTMKSGERVYFDENGDPTAIYELVNWQRDQAGEIVFVTVGNYNASLPKGDQFAMNGIQIVWAGNPLKRPRSVCSDSCLPGFRQAEIKGMPVCCFSCIPCAAGEISNLTDSAKCTQCSLEYWSNGDKSRCVPKVVEFLSFDETMGILLAAISLVGACLTIVVSLVFFCFRETPIVKASNSELSFLLLFSLTLCFLCSLTFIGRPSEWSCMLRHTAFGITFALCMSCVLAKTIAVVIAFQATMPGNTVPQCSIPLQRISVFSCTLLQVVICVLWLALAPSVPVKNTAHATEKVILECDVGSAIGFWAVLGYIGLLALLCFVLAFLARKLPDNFSEAKFITFSMLIFCAVWITFIPAYVSSPGKFTVAVEIFAILASSFGLLFCIFGPKCYIILLKPEKNTKKHILGKSHAKSQ from the exons ATGCAGCTGCTGTGGGTGGTAGTGATGGGGGTGTTAGGAGCCTTTtgggcagagggagaggaggctcTCTGTCGGATACTGGGGAGCCCAGAGTTCCCTATGCTGTCCAAGGAAGGAGACGTGACTATAGGAGGAGCCTTCTCCATCCACACCAAAATCTCAGAGCCCCGGCTCTCCTTCAcagacacaccacctcctctcaCCTGCTCCAG CATGAACCTCTTAGATTTTCATTTAGCTCAGACCATGATCTTCGCCATCGAAGAGATCAATAACAGCAGTTCTCTGCTCCCCAACATCTCTATTGGCTACAGGATATATGATAGTTGTGGCTCGACTCTTTCCTCCATGCGTGCGGTTATGGCTCTGATGAACGGTCAGGAGAGGACGGTGGGAAAGACCTGCTCTGGCCAATCAGCAGTCCACGCCATCATCGGTGCCTCTGATTCTTCCTCCACTATTGTGATGTCACGATCCACAGGAGCTTTTCAAATACCAGTG ATCAGTCACTTTGCCACCTGTGCGTGTCTGAGTAACAGAAAGGAGTTCCCCTCCTTCTTCAGAACCATCCCCAGTGACTTCTACCAGAGTAGAGCCCTGGCCCAACTGGTCAAATACTTTGGTTGGACCTGGGTGGGGGCTGTTAGAAGTGACAACGCCTACGGCAACAACGGCATGGCGACCTTCGTGGAGGCTGCCGGTCTGGAGggtgtgtgtatagagtactcTGAGGCTATCTTATGGAACAACCCCAGGGAGCAGATAGCCAGGGTGGTTGAGGTGATCAGCAGGGCCAGCTCCAAGGTTGTGGTGGCTTTTCTGTCCCAGTGGGAGATGGATGTTCTGCTGGAAGAGGCACTGGCCCAGAACCTGACCGGGCTGCAGTGGGTGGGCAGTGAGTCCTGGATAACTATTGATCGCCTGGCCACTAGGAGGAGCTCTGCTGTCCTCAGCGGCACTCTGGGATTCACCATCAGTAAGTCTAAGATCCCAGGCCTCAGAGAGTTCCTGCTCCGGGTCGGTCCAGCCCAGGATCCAAACAACACCCTGCTCAGAGAGTTCTGGGAGATCACGTTCAGTTGCAGGTTTTCCCCTCAGCAGGAGAAAGATGGTGGGCCTAGGCAGAGTCAATGCTCTGGGTCTGAGAGCCTGGAGGAAATCAGTAACCCCTTTACTGACACTTCCGCGCTGAGGTTCTCTAATAATGTGTATAAGGCAGTGTATGCTGTGGCCCACTCCATACATGACCTGCTGACCTGCAGGCACGGCGAAGGCCAAGGTTGGAATAGGAACTGTGCACACAGAGACAGCATTGAGCCAGGACAG GTGCTGAGATACCTGCGAGACGTAAACTTCACCATGAAGTCTGGGGAGAGAGTTTATTTTGATGAGAACGGAGACCCCACAGCCATCTATGAGCTGGTGAACTGGCAGAGAGACCAGGCAGGAGAGATTGTGTTTGTCACCGTGGGGAATTACAATGCTTCTCTCCCTAAAGGAGACCAGTTTGCCATGAATGGAATACAGATAGTATGGGCTGGCAATCCCTTAAAG AGGCCTCGGTCTGTGTGCAGTGACAGCTGCCTCCCAGGGTTCCGCCAAGCAGAGATCAAAGGAATGCCAGTCTGCTGTTTTTCCTGTATTCCCTGTGCTGCTGGAGAGATCAGCAACCTAACAG ATTCAGCTAAATGCACACAGTGTTCCCTGGAATACTGGTCCAACGGAGACAAGAGTCGCTGTGTCCCAAAGGTGGTGGAATTTCTCTCATTTGACGAAACCATGGGAATCCTTCTGGCTGCAATCTCATTGGTCGGAGCGTGTTTAACCATAGTGGTGTCATTGGTCTTTTTTTGCTTCCGAGAGACTCCGATCGTCAAGGCCAGCAACTCTGAGCTGAGCTTCCTGCTGCTCTTCTCCTTGACTCTGTGTTTTCTTTGTTCTCTTACTTTCATTGGCCGGCCCTCTGAGTGGTCCTGTATGCTGCGCCACACAGCGTTTGGGATAACCTTTGCTCTGTGTATGTCCTGCGTCCTGGCGAAGACCATAGCGGTGGTGATAGCTTTCCAGGCCACAATGCCAGGCAATACAGTTCCCCAGTGCTCTATTCCTCTCCAGAGAATCAGTGTGTTCAGCTGTACCCTCCTACAGGTGGTTATATGTGTCCTCTGGTTAGCTCTCGCCCCTTCAGTCCCAGTCAAAAACACAGCCCACGCCACTGAAAAGGTCATTCTAGAGTGTGATGTGGGTTCAGCTATTGGTTTCTGGGCTGTGTTGGGGTATATAGGACTCCTGGCTCTCTTGTGCTTTGTGCTGGCTTTTCTGGCTCGAAAGCTGCCTGATAACTTCAGTGAGGCAAAATTCATCACCTTCAGCATGCTCATATTCTGTGCAGTCTGGATCACCTTTATCCCAGCTTATGTCAGCTCTCCTGGGAAGTTCACTGTAGCTGTGGAGATATTTGCCATTTTGGCCTCCAGTTTTGGGTTGCTTTTCTGTATATTTGGTCCAAAGTGTTATATCATATTACTTAAACCagagaaaaatacaaaaaaacacataTTGGGGAAAAGTCATGCAAAATCACAATAA
- the LOC129822672 gene encoding extracellular calcium-sensing receptor-like, translating into MQLLWVVLMGVLGAFWAEGEEALCRILGSPEFPMLSKEGDVTIGGAFTIHTEISEPRLSFTDTPPPLTCYSMNLIDFHLAHTMIFAIEEINNSSSLLPNISIGYRIYDSCGSTLSSMRAVMALMNGQERTVGKTCSGQSAVHAIIGASDSSSTIVMSRSTGAFQIPVISHLATCACLSNRKEFPSFFRTIPSDFYQSRALAQLVKYFGWTWVGAVRSDNAYGNNGMATFVEAAGLEGVCIEYSEAILWNNPREQIARVVEVISKASSKVVVAFLSQLDMDLLLEEALAQNLTGLQWVGSESWISIDRLATRRSSAVLSGTLGFTISKSKIPGLREFLLRVGPAQDPNNTLLREFWETTFSCRFSPQQEKDGVPRQNQCSGSERLEEVSNPFTDTSELRFSNNVYKAVYAVAHSIHDLLTCRHGESQGGNRNCAHRDSIEPGQVLRYLRDVNFTMKSGERVYFDENGDPTAIYELVNWQRDQAGEIVFVTVGNYNASLPKGNQFAMNGIQIVWAGNPLKRPRSVCSDSCLPGFRQAEIKGMPVCCFSCIPCAAGEISNLTDSAKCTQCSLEYWSNGDKSRCVPKVVEFLSFDETMGILLAAISLVGACLTIVVSLIFFCFRETPLVKASNSELSFLLLFSLTLCFLCSLTFIGRPSEWSCMLRHTAFGITFALCMSCVLAKTIAVVIAFQATMPGNTVPQCSIPLQRISVFSCTLLQVVICVLWLALAPSVPVKNTAHATEKVILECDVGSAIGFWAVLGYIGLLALLCFVLAFMARKLPDNFNEAKFITFSMLIFCAVWITFIPAYVSSPGKFTVAVEIFAILASSFGLLFCIFGPKCYIILLKPEKNTKKHIMGKSHAKSQ; encoded by the exons atgCAGCTGCTGTGGGTGGTATTGATGGGGGTGTTAGGAGCCTTTtgggcagagggagaggaggctcTCTGTCGGATACTGGGGAGCCCAGAGTTCCCTATGCTGTCCAAAGAAGGAGACGTGACTATAGGAGGAGCCTTTACCATCCACACCGAAATCTCAGAGCCCCGGCTCTCCTTCAcagacacaccacctcctctcaCCTGCTACAG CATGAACCTCATAGATTTTCATTTAGCTCACACCATGATCTTCGCCATCGAAGAGATCAATAACAGCAGTTCTCTGCTCCCCAACATCTCTATTGGCTACAGGATATATGATAGTTGTGGCTCGACTCTGTCCTCCATGCGTGCGGTTATGGCTCTGATGAACGGTCAGGAGAGGACGGTGGGAAAGACCTGCTCTGGCCAATCAGCAGTCCACGCCATCATCGGTGCCTCTGATTCTTCCTCCACTATTGTGATGTCACGATCCACAGGAGCTTTTCAAATACCAGTG ATCAGTCACTTAGCCACCTGTGCGTGTCTGAGTAACAGAAAGGAGTTCCCCTCCTTCTTCAGAACCATCCCCAGTGACTTCTACCAGAGTAGAGCCCTGGCCCAACTGGTCAAATACTTTGGTTGGACCTGGGTGGGGGCTGTTAGAAGTGACAACGCCTACGGCAACAACGGCATGGCGACCTTCGTGGAGGCTGCCGGTCTGGAGggtgtgtgtatagagtactcTGAGGCTATCTTATGGAACAACCCCAGGGAGCAGATAGCCAGGGTGGTTGAGGTGATCAGCAAGGCCAGCTCCAAGGTTGTGGTGGCTTTTCTGTCCCAGTTGGACATGGATTTATTGCTGGAGGAGGCACTGGCCCAGAACCTGACCGGGCTGCAGTGGGTGGGCAGTGAGTCCTGGATAAGTATTGATCGCCTGGCCACTAGGAGGAGCTCTGCTGTCCTCAGCGGCACTCTGGGATTCACCATCAGTAAGTCTAAGATCCCAGGCCTCAGAGAGTTCCTGCTCCGGGTCGGTCCAGCCCAGGATCCAAACAACACCCTGCTCAGAGAGTTCTGGGAGACCACGTTCAGTTGCAGGTTTTCCCCTCAGCAGGAGAAAGACGGTGTGCCTAGGCAGAATCAGTGCTCTGGGTCTGAGAGACTGGAGGAAGTCAGTAACCCCTTTACTGACACTTCCGAGCTGAGGTTCTCTAATAATGTGTATAAGGCAGTGTATGCTGTGGCCCACTCCATACATGACCTGCTGACCTGCAGGCACGGTGAAAGCCAAGGTGGGAATAGGAACTGTGCACACAGAGACAGCATTGAGCCAGGACAG GTGTTGAGATACCTGCGAGACGTAAACTTCACCATGAAGTCTGGGGAGAGAGTTTATTTTGATGAGAACGGAGACCCCACAGCCATCTATGAGCTGGTGAACTGGCAGAGAGACCAGGCAGGAGAGATTGTGTTTGTCACCGTGGGGAATTACAATGCTTCTCTCCCTAAAGGAAACCAGTTTGCCATGAATGGGATACAGATAGTATGGGCTGGCAATCCCTTAAAG AGGCCTCGGTCTGTGTGCAGTGACAGCTGCCTCCCAGGGTTCCGCCAAGCAGAGATCAAAGGAATGCCAGTCTGCTGTTTTTCCTGTATTCCGTGTGCTGCTGGAGAGATCAGCAACCTAACAG ATTCAGCTAAATGCACACAGTGTTCCCTGGAATACTGGTCCAACGGAGACAAGAGTCGCTGTGTCCCAAAGGTGGTGGAATTTCTCTCATTTGACGAAACCATGGGAATCCTCCTGGCTGCAATCTCATTGGTCGGAGCGTGTTTAACCATAGTGGTGTCATTGATCTTCTTTTGCTTCCGAGAGACTCCGCTCGTCAAGGCCAGCAACTCTGAGCTGAGCTTCCTGCTGCTCTTCTCCTTGACTCTGTGTTTTCTTTGTTCTCTTACTTTCATTGGCCGGCCCTCTGAGTGGTCCTGTATGCTACGCCACACAGCGTTTGGGATAACCTTTGCTCTGTGTATGTCCTGCGTCCTGGCGAAGACCATAGCGGTGGTGATAGCTTTCCAGGCCACAATGCCAGGCAATACAGTTCCCCAGTGCTCTATTCCTCTCCAGAGAATCAGTGTGTTCAGCTGTACCCTCCTACAGGTGGTTATATGTGTCCTCTGGTTAGCTCTCGCCCCTTCAGTCCCAGTCAAAAACACAGCCCACGCCACTGAAAAGGTCATTCTAGAGTGTGATGTGGGTTCAGCTATTGGTTTCTGGGCTGTGTTGGGGTATATAGGACTCCTGGCTCTCTTGTGCTTTGTGCTGGCTTTTATGGCTCGAAAGCTGCCTGATAACTTCAATGAGGCCAAATTCATCACCTTCAGCATGCTCATATTCTGTGCAGTCTGGATCACCTTTATCCCAGCTTATGTCAGCTCTCCTGGGAAGTTCACTGTAGCTGTGGAGATATTTGCCATTTTGGCCTCCAGTTTTGGGTTGCTTTTCTGTATATTTGGTCCAAAGTGTTATATCATATTACTTAAACCagagaaaaatacaaaaaaacacataATGGGGAAAAGTCATGCAAAATCACAATAA